The segment AGATCTGCATTAACATTTAACTGGAATTTTTGAAAGGCCTCTTTGGGTTATCTGATTTTTCAGCAGATTTTTGTTTATCCaagtattattcatcaaataacTCACAAGCTGCAATGAGATTCAATATTTGGTCCCATGTAATCAGCCAGTGTTgtcatatttgtattaaaatttctCTTGGTTTATTGAGTTTGTGGGAATTATGTACGTTGGGGATCTTGATTTATTCATGTGTGTGTAACACTTCCATTAGTACCTATCTGATGGGCTTGTTCTTTATCCTTGGACTGCAGATACTATGCATACAAATTGTGAGGCATCCGTAAGATGCCTTCCGAGTGCAGGTTATCCCCATAATCTGCACTACAGTAGAACTGCGGTCAAAGTCTTACCAGAGCCTAGTGATGACACCTATATTCATCCAGGTGGGGACAGCTTGGACTGCACATTGACTGGTGAACCAATTGAGTCTTCAAAAGAATCTCCGAGCCACACTGTCTATCAGCATGGCTTTGGTCTATGGTCTGCCTTTTATCCTAACTCAAATATGCATCTGCGCTCCTTGAATGCTATTGAAAGCCAGCCCTATCCATATTCAGTGGAAAATCACTACCATTATAGCCTATTGAACATGTTCCCTCAAAATTATCAGTGTGATTATCGGTTCCAAGATTTCCAGTATTTTGTTGTAATCGACTTTGAGGCAACATGTGATAAAGAAAAGAATCCTCACCCTCAGGAGATAATAGAGTTTCCATCAGTTATAGTGAGTAGCACGACTGGCCAGCTGGAAGCTTGTTTTCAAACTTACGTGAGGCCAACATGCAACCAACAACTGAGTGATTTCTGCAAGGATCTGACTGGTATCCAGCAAATTCAGGTTGGTTGCAAGTATTTGAATTCCTTCCAATTATTAGATTTCATCTAAGATGATAGAGTTGTAATTAATAATGGAAGATCCTTGGATATGAGAAATTGCACAACCTGGAATTATGCCTGATGCACTGGCTTAGtgcaaaaaattagaaaatcttTTACTtatattacttataaaataataataataataataatggaagAACCTTTGATATGCATATACTGAACATATGTGTCTTACTGTATATCCTTTACCGAtcaaaaaaagatatatgtatCGTACAACCCTTTCACGTATGAAGATTGACTTAATTTGATGGGTTGAAGTTGGAAACTCACTACTAGCAGTAAATGTTATTCATTTGCTCCTCCTTTCCTTTTCTAgcttatattatttataagcAAGTTATAAACTAAGAAAACTGAGAATGATTTTACAGGCTTGTGGAATTACTTTTATCTCCTGTGTTTTTATGTATGCAATTACCTCAGAAGTTTGAAATGGCTATGGTTTGAGATATTTCCTCCATACAGTTAGTTATATGAGAAATGATTAGATCTTGCTGCCTTCGATTTTAATGGATACTTGGTATCTTGTTTCGGTTATGCATTCAAATTATTTACCTTTAACCTTTTTATGCCAACTTGCTCTCCGTGCTGATGTGAAGAAGCTCCTTCATGGTTTTAGACTATAGAGTAAGATTTGTCTCTTCATAGAATCTTCAGTATCTCTATGTTCTTGTGATTACCAAATTTACTGACCACCATTGAAGAGATTAATGTAATTGGGTTTTAACAAGACGAGTTTGTAAGATGAGGTGGATAAGTCCAAACTCCTATGAGAGAAATCCTAGTCTTGGATTAATGGTGATTACATTTCTTCCCTTGCTATGTATGTTTTGTTCTAATCCAACGTAAGTATTTTGATCTAGGTTTTGAACACATTTCTCAAGCAGGGATGATCCctatttttctttaatagaAATGTAGAGGGAGTCATGAGAGAACCCTTGTCCACCATAGAAATGAGTTAGGAATGTTCGAGATCTTTGAACATGACAAATCAATGTCACCAAAGACCTGAAGCTATGTGTTGTGCAGATTGGACGTGTCTCCCAACTTAGGCAGCAGTTCAAAGAGAGCAGAAGGCATGCGCCTAACCAAAAACTAGTGTACCAACAACTTCTAAAAAAGAACAAGGTTAAGCAATGATGCTTATGACTGTCCTGAAATGGGCGGCACTAAACTATAAATATCTCGGATTGCTTTTAACATTAcgtaatatattattatactatttaGAAATAGGAATGagaaatttaatataagaagattgaactaattataaaaaaaataatgtaagaaaATTAGTCGTGAAATctgaatgaaaatttttgaactaCATTTGTGTCTGAATCAGAAATTATGGGTTTTGAACTTCAATGGCATGGTTTTTCATTTCgtatattttacttaattacaGTTTTTTTCCCTTGAACTTCTATTCGtgtttatagttctttttttttttagcattGTATGcttcttatatttttcttcatttgcaCCTTTCCTTAAAGCACTCAGCTGAATTGCTCTTAAGCTAATCTCGGTGCTTGAAACCCTTTAAAGCTTTCTGCATATTTTGCTCTTGACAACGCCGTTAAAGAAGACTGCATTTTTAAAATCAGGCTTGTAGTTTAGTATTCGTTTTCTCGAGTAGATTTGACCTGTCTTGTGCGTATTGGTACTCTGTTGCTGCTGTGTGTGGGTTTATTGTTGTAGCAGCTGAGTCAtgcaaatttgtttttttttccttttccaggTTGACAGAGGTGTTACTCTAAGTGAAGCGCTCCTTAGGCATGACAAGTGGCTTGAGAAGAAAGGGATAAAGAATACCAACTTCGCAGTTGTCACATGGTCCAGTTGGGACTGCCGTGTGATGTTGGAATCCGAATGCCGATACAAAAAGATTAGGAAGCCTCCATATTTTAACCGGtatgtttgtatttttattttatgtgttctAAATTTGagcctttttttttgtttttggggGGTTAACTTTAGAAATATCTTCCAGTTGGATCAACTTGAAGGTTCCTTTTGGAGAGGTTTTTGGAGGCGCGAGGTGCAATTTGAAAGATGCGGTCCAAATGGCTGGCTTAGCATGGCAGGGCCGTGCTCACTGTGGTCTGGATGATGCCAAAAATACAGCCCGCTTGCTTGCTTTTCTCATGCATAAGGGTTTTAGATTCTCTATCACCGATTCTCTTATGTATCAATCTAATGATGAACCCCTTTCATGGAAGCTGCCCCCAGATCACCCATCATTTCCAACTTATCAACCTCAAAAGATGAGAGACGTGCCTTGTCCAGTATTGCAAAATCAGCCCTACTGTTTCTGTGGAGTAAGGAGCAGCAAAGGGATGTTCCGAAAACCAGGTCCAAAGCAAGGAAACCTCTTCTTCGGGTGTGGAAATTGGACTGCTGCTAGAGGTGCCTGTTGCCAGTATTTTGAATGGGCCTTGTCCTGAAGGACCAGAAAGATGACGTAATTTATTCAGGCCTGATCATCGTCACATCTCTCTCTGTCTATGTAAAAAGTGAAACGGAAAGACTGTTGGAGGAAAGTGAATCTCCGCTTTTCTCCCTTCCAACCAAGTAAATATGGATAGTTCAATCAAAACCCTTTTGTTTCCTGTTAATGCTTGTGAGCCTGCGGGTCAACTTAGGGAATGAAAGATGGAATGATCCAACCAGTTTAAAACTGACTTGTTGACAGTGATTGAACTCTATGGTGTAGGTAGAAGCATGCATTGACATGCCTGGACATGTTTTATTGTGTTAAAAATAACGTGTGAGCATTTGCTATTCAATGGGAATGACAAATTTGCTTGCCTATAATTCTTGCACTTGCCCCCTCCACCCCAACGCCTGCCTCTTgtcacttttaatttatttttcctcGTTTATGTTGAATCTGCCAGTGTTTTGCCCTATAGGACCTCAAATAATTCCAACTTGGAACTTTTTAGTAATCTCTAGACATCTTCTCAAAACATAGCTCCTCGTGAAATCAACAGACATGATGAATATGAAGTGTTCTACACTTCTCGGGAAAAACGCAACACGTATATAGTTTTATACTCATAAAGATATTGCACTTACCCTATCCAATATTTAAAAAGTTCTTAGGACCAGCTTGAAAGCAAGAACCTCTATAAAGAATATGTCACGTCCATCTCAAAcattctatatatttatttagttgtttCTGTGGAGAGGCGGTCGCACAGAGCACAACTTCAGCTAAGATGCAGTATATGAAGATTACGAAATTAGGATAAAAGGCTAAAAAGTGGTGTCTTGTATTCTATTATTTGTTATGCCTTGTTTACAGATGCGCACAGTTACATCTCTGATCCTTCTTCAAACTATCTTATTATGTGTTGTTACTTGAAGCGGAATAACCTCGTTTGAGAGTTGAGGCTTGTAATCTTGGGTTTCGTAATTTAGTTCAAATTCATCaatgttatttccaaattaaATCAACTTTACCTTCAAAAATTTGATTGCAATTATGGAATGTTCTATATAATTATTCGTCCTAACGTTTATACTACTTGACTTACCAACATCATTTTGAGTTGCAATTCAGTCACTACACTACTCCGGTTTCAAGATTTAACAAAGTTCAAGGAAAACAGTCACTTATTCAAGACCAGATTCTACACAAAATGAGTAAATCATATCTTAATCTGATTGTTATACAAAGATGGAGAATTTAATATCCAAAGATTTTGTTGGGACTACCACAATCAAATTTCACTTCGATTAACCAAAATGGCATTAAAACACATTAGCAGCTTAGCCAATGCAATCCCACAAGTAGAAATAGGAATTAGTGCCTTCATGCTTACTATTGGTCATGTTCATTCTCATTTAGAAATTCAAGGTATTAAAGAAATCAATTTACCAGTGTCAAAATTAGTACTTGGTATACCCTAGGAATTCATGAAAGTTGCAATCAATTAAACAAACCACTTTGCTTTTATCAAAGTCTAAATTTTCAACAGCAAAATTGTAACTCAAAAAAACTTGTAATACATCCAAGTCTGCAGGCCAAAATACCAGAACATATAAAATAGTAACTCATCTACCTAAGGACATTGGAGATCTAAGATTCAGCAATAGTGACCTCAACCTCAACACCGGGTTCAATGGTGATTGAAGTGATTTGTTTCACAACATCTGGTGAGCTGAAAAGGTCAATCACCCGCTTGTGGACACGAAGCTCAAATCTGTCCCATGTATTTGTACCTgcaagtaaagaaaaaaaagataagaatAAACTCTTTCTGATTTTGGATAACTTCACAGACAATAAATCTCCACAATACACATTTGTTTACTAATGATATCACAGATCAATATAATGAAGCAAAACCAACTACATAGATTCTGCAAGCTAGCTTCGAAATATGAGCTTTCAAAAAGAGAAACTAGCGGGGGCTGGGTAATCAGCaaggaaaataaaatcattgaaGACAGGCGACAACATGCCCTTGAATTGTACTACGAGTGGATGTAATGGAAATTTGGCTCATGGAATTGGGTTAACAGAGTGGAAGATTCCTGCCATATGGTTGATTGGGGATAAAATGAATAGTTTTTCTGATCCAAACACAGCTCAAGCTTTCAATATCTATTTTCATTGTTCATGGTGGTGGTTAGTACCTAACATAAGTTATCAACCAAACACATATCGAAACACAAGTTCATTCATAATCCTATAAATCACAAACTAGTACATCTTCCAGTATACAATGTAAACAGTTCAAACTAAACAAATGTCTACTAAATGTTCTTATTGACAACACAAGCTCTAGTACGAAACAATAAATGTATGGAACAGTAGTACCTTCTCCACAAGGAGACTTTCTAGTGGTGATGTTAAGGACCTTTGTGGGCATTCTCACTGGTCCCTTCACCCTGAGCCTCTTATCCTTGGCACCACGAACCAAATCAGCGCACACTAAAAGATTCAAATCAGGTCAAAAGAGAGTGAGCATACTTCTTATTAAATGATATTAAACAGGAAAACACAACCATAAGTAAACAATCAAAAAAGTTTCAAGCAATAGATCTGAAACAGAATGCTTCAAAATGTAATTGTAGCATTCATTAAGGCACATATTACATGTTTCATCATGGTAAACAAAATCACAATCTGTCTCTTTTAAGATACAAGCTAATTCTATATTCAGCATTAAATTCAAATCCAGTGATAATGCATAATGAGACTAAATAGTGGCCATAGGAACCCATATAATATACGCATAACACATAACGAGGAAACAGAAAACCATAGgccaattaaataatttaatttgcaacaatccaaaattaaaatagaacaaCGAAAGGCTTCAAAATCGGTTACATTGACTACCGACCGAGCTCAGCACAATCAGTTGATTTTTTAGAGAACAATGCATCTGAGGTTATAAAAGCTGAACTAGCAGTATCACAATAGTCACGTCATACAAGCTTCATTACTCTACGATACAAACTAATTCTACTCGTTAAGtctagatcaaaaatcaaaacttaaaccctagttaattggggttaaattaataaataacaaCAAACATCAGGATCTTAATAAGTTTCACATAAACAGAACAATCACATACTAATGTCATTGAAGAAACAAACATATGTACATAAAAGAAGCACAAGGGGTTACCTTTCTCGAGATTCTTAACATTCTTGGAGGAGAGAGTGATCCTAATCTTGTGAACCATCTCTGCAGGCTCCTCAAGCCCAGGCTTGGTTGGCTTCATTGCTGCATATGCTGCCATCTTTCTGCACAACAACAAGCCATTTTTCCATTAGCCTACACAGAAAAAACACACCCAATTTACTGTACTGTATGAAGATTACCTGAGAGTGGAGAGAAAATGCTCAGAATTCTGCGACGGCGAAGAGGACTGCTTAAACTTCTAGCGGAGGCTTCTGTTATTTCTCCGTCTTTTTTTATATACCGTAACCTAGCTAgggttttattttgtttctttcggGTTCGGGTTAACAAACTGGGCTTGGATACATTTTCACAAATGGCCCTTCTTATGCTACTACTATTTAAATTGTATCtacaaaaagtaaagaaaaattattataggtCATTTGCTATTTTAGCCCCATTCGTgttgttctttaattttatacattaagttaaataatttcTTCGCATGAGATAAAGTAATATCAACATCTCAATAGAGATAAGTTCGATtgctaagaaaaaaaattaaagactcTTATTTGAAGGGCCAGAGTCAGACAAGAAGGATAGTTTGTACAAAAGGGATATCTTTACCCCTAGTATTTGAAATTGTCTttagtttttatattaataCGAAAATGCCTTCAagtttaataaacaaaaattcgGGTCAAAAAATAGGGGAAATAGTAGCGACAATAGCTTAGTGACATGCAAATCATGTTAGATCGATTTTATTATACCTTCACCATATCTAGATATGATGTGTCAAAATGGTGGCATGCAAGTCATGTCAAATTAGTAGGATTTCATGTTATATTAGACTCAGTTGAATAACTTAGCAACTCTGCCGAATAATCACAATtacatttaaatttgaaaaacttGCTTAATCTAAgacaattattaaataatagaGTATCAACAAGAAATAGTACTTGCTTAATCAAccaaacaacataaaaaaaggtattatta is part of the Solanum lycopersicum chromosome 1, SLM_r2.1 genome and harbors:
- the LOC101244615 gene encoding exonuclease family protein, with the protein product MIAIEHKDTMHTNCEASVRCLPSAGYPHNLHYSRTAVKVLPEPSDDTYIHPGGDSLDCTLTGEPIESSKESPSHTVYQHGFGLWSAFYPNSNMHLRSLNAIESQPYPYSVENHYHYSLLNMFPQNYQCDYRFQDFQYFVVIDFEATCDKEKNPHPQEIIEFPSVIVSSTTGQLEACFQTYVRPTCNQQLSDFCKDLTGIQQIQVDRGVTLSEALLRHDKWLEKKGIKNTNFAVVTWSSWDCRVMLESECRYKKIRKPPYFNRWINLKVPFGEVFGGARCNLKDAVQMAGLAWQGRAHCGLDDAKNTARLLAFLMHKGFRFSITDSLMYQSNDEPLSWKLPPDHPSFPTYQPQKMRDVPCPVLQNQPYCFCGVRSSKGMFRKPGPKQGNLFFGCGNWTAARGACCQYFEWALS
- the LOC101244904 gene encoding small ribosomal subunit protein uS10y, with protein sequence MAAYAAMKPTKPGLEEPAEMVHKIRITLSSKNVKNLEKVCADLVRGAKDKRLRVKGPVRMPTKVLNITTRKSPCGEGTNTWDRFELRVHKRVIDLFSSPDVVKQITSITIEPGVEVEVTIAES